TTCGCCTGCTCGGCGATCTGGGTGCGCTCGCGCTCGGTGCGGCGGCGGTAGTTGGCGTACTCGGCACTGAGACGCTGGAGGTCCTCGGTGCGCTCTGCCAGCTGCAGCTCCGTCTCGGAGACGACACCATTGCCGTCGGCATCGGGGTCGACTTCCGCCACCGGGCTCTCTGCGGCGAGGGCGTCCTCGAGCTCCGCGTCAGTCACTTCCGGAAGGGGATCCTCGTCAGCGTCGAGCGCGGCGGACTCTGCCGCCTCCTCCGCCAGGGTTTCAGCCTGGTCGGGGGACACGTACTGCTCGTCGGTGTTCTCCGGCGCGCCGGGATCGTCCGGCATCGGGGAGTTAGTCGGGTTCGTCA
This window of the Corynebacterium qintianiae genome carries:
- the grpE gene encoding nucleotide exchange factor GrpE, with translation MTNPTNSPMPDDPGAPENTDEQYVSPDQAETLAEEAAESAALDADEDPLPEVTDAELEDALAAESPVAEVDPDADGNGVVSETELQLAERTEDLQRLSAEYANYRRRTERERTQIAEQAKARVLGEMIPLLDDLDLAAQHGDLNEGPLKAFSDKFRTVLDGQKVTAFGAEGDAFDPEIHEAVQDLSQGDTKVVGTVLRKGYRVGDRLVRNAMVLIGDPAEQAGPAGETEA